The Cryomorphaceae bacterium 1068 genomic sequence GATCTTGAGCATTTCACCTTCGTATTGAAGGCCTTGTGAAAAATTGAAGTATTGCTTGAGGAATACTTCATCATTGCAAAGCTTGAATTCGGGATCGTCGAGTAAGGTATCACCTTCAATGTCGCCTACGTATCGCAGGTATTTCGATTGTTTCTTTTCAGTAGAGCACCTTGTCAAAGCGATAAATGCAAGAAGGAGAATGAGCGCCTTACCGAAAAAGCGTTCGGTAGGAAATTTTGATTTTGGCATCATACGAGCCAAACATATCGATTTCAGAAGTTTATCTGATTGGTTTTAAATCTTCTTAACATGAAGAAATGTTAATTGAAACCTATTTCTGCTTGGAGTGCGGATTTAACAAACAAACGGCTCCTTTCGGAACCGTTTGCTTTCCTACCTCAGCAGGCGCCTGTCTGATATCATTAGTGAGATCAAACTCTATCTAAGTGGAGGAGTGGTTAGACCACACTTCCTCATCGATAATTTTTGAAAAGGTGAACGAATTAAGACGCTTTTCTTCTGATTTTTCTTGCGAGGATCAGAAGAACCGCGATCCCCAGGAGAGAAAGCACAATCCATAAAAAATCATGGGATGATTCGATCGGCTCAACATTGCCAAACAGAACCAATCCCGACCAGTAGTAGGGGTTTTTCAGCTCTCCTTCAGAAGCACTTAGATAGCTCAATTTGGCTTTTCTGAGTGCTTCGTTTTTGGCCATTCCATCAGATAAATTTTGGTAAAAGGTCTCTATGATTTGAGCGGAAGTTTTTTCGTCAATTTCCCAAAGCGACATGACCAAGCTTGGGCATCCTGCATAGGCAAAGCCATGAGCCATTGACAAAACGCCTTCAGAGCTACTCTCTTTTCCTACTCCTGTCTCACAAGCGGTGAGCACGGCCAGTTCAGCACGTAATGGTAAGTTATAAATCTCATAAGCATGGAGATAACCATCCTCTTTTTCGGAGCGGGTAAGAATTAGCCGAGAGAGCATGGGAGAGTTGGTATTGATCTCTGTGTGCGTTCCCAAATGAATAATTCTGTAATCATCGGCTTCCTGTTTGAAACGGTCCTCTGTAGCCTGTGCGGCAATGACTGACTGCCCTGAAAAAAGCTCCCCAATGAATGCAGCGGTCTTCATGGCAAAAGGCTGTCGAATAAATTTTTGGCCTGAGCCACCCTCATTTTCGCCGTTTTCAAAACCAGGTGCCATAGCGAGAACACCCTTTCCGTTCGAGTCTCCCGACAAGTTTTGATAGAGCAATGAGGTCGTAGCTGAAAGCAAATAGGAAATGGTATAATCCTCTATAAGGAATCGCCCCGTATTATTGTCTGTCAAAACCTCAAAATTCAATGAATACAAGGCCCCGTCAGGAATGATAAATATTTCGGTGCCTTTAAAGTGGGACTCTAGGGGAGCGATAAGATGAGTATAAAGTTTCTCTGCGAGTGCACGACTTTCTTCTTGATTCCTGTTTATGACGGATTGATTGAATGCTCTGATTTTTTCTTCAACGTTGTCCAATTCAAATGTCACCAACTCGATATTAGTTGGAGTAATAACAAATGCCATTAGCCCGATACTGGTTTCGACATACTCTATTAGAGTCTGATCTTTTCGAAGCAGCTTATTTTGAATCTCGTTTAGTGTAGCTGTTTTGGAGTCGTACCGCAATTCATAGTAATTCGGGTAAGCCTTTCGGATGTGATCGAGAAGAGCATCGTATTGCTCCTCGATTTCACCATAATTTTCTTTCACCTCGGGGTCCGATAGCTGCTTGAGCAAAAATCTTTCTTTTGCAATGATACTATCGGGCACTTGAGCCACTCTCAAAGAACTGAACTTATTGAGTTGACGTTTTAGAAGAACCGTCTTTCGCTCTTCTGCGTAGCGTAGCAACTGGTCTCGAAATGAATCTTTTCCGGTAAGCTCATAGAGCTCGTATGTAATTCCCGCGGCCTCAGCATAAATTGCTGCGTGCTCATCGATAAAGGATAACTGTGCCCCGTCTGAATCAAAGTTTCGGCGTTCCTCACTCAAATAGGTCAGTGCAGATTCTAAATAATCCAAGGCTTTTTCTAGAGAAGCTGCATCAGCGCCCGCAATAAATTGTGCTTTCATTAAGAGAGCCTCAGGTAGCATTCTCACAATGCCGCTGTAATTACCGGCTTCTTTATTTCTATTCAATGTCCGGTTTGATTCAAATATTGCAAGAGCTTTATCCAAATAGAATTCAGAGCTATCGCTTTCATTCTGTTTCAAGAATACCTTTGCACGCTCGAGCTGAATTTCTCCAACGGGGTTACTCTCGTTACCAAAATTCTCAGTAAAAATGGTGGCAGACCGCAATAAATCTAAGTGAGCATCTGCATAATCGCCTAATCCAACTCTTACCGCAGCTCTAAATCGGTAGGCTTTTGCCAATTCTTGACTTCCAAATTCATCTGAAACTTGTGCAGCCAACTCTATTGTTCGATTGATGTGGAAAAGCGCCTTCTCATATTTTCCCCACTCTTGGTAAAGCTGCCCAAGACGCTGATGTCTGTTGAGTGTATGATAGTTTACTTCTCCATACTCTCTTTCCGTACCTTCAAGGCTATTGAGCAGGTGTACTTCAGCTTCCTTATAATTACCCGCTGCAAGTTTGATACTACCGCGGGACTCTTCATAACCGACATACTTCTTTTCATCATCATCAGGAAAAAAACCGGTTTGGAGCGAATAGACGTATTCAGTCATTGCTAAGGCACGCTCCAGATCTCCGATGGAAAGATAAAGAGCGGCGAGATTGTGGTAATTGGAGACTAAGTTTCTTTGCTGATTATGCTTGTCATAAGTCTCTGTCAAATGAGGAATGGCTTCTTTTCGCAATTTAATTGCCTCCTCAAGTAGCTCCATACTTTTGGCCAGATTCCCCTCGTCTTCATAAGCTAGCGAAAGATTACCAATGGCGTTTGAAGCGTACATTTTGGCTATAGTTGTGTCTTTCATCAGCAATGCCAATTCACTGCTGCGCTTCAATGCATTTTTAGCCTTGATCATATCGCCATATTTCCAGTAGGAGGCACCTAAGGCATTGTAGCAATCCACTTTTTTAGAAAGCAAAACGGTCGTATCCTCCTCTATGATATTGACGGCTTCTTTAAAATGGAATATAGCTTTTGGAGTATTTCCTATCACTTGATAGTCGAAGCCGAGATTGTAATGAGCGTCAGATCGCTCCATGACATCCGCATTTGAATAGCGATTGCAAAAGTCCAAGAAGCGTAAATCCGTAGCCATACACATGCTGTCAAGTCCGGCCTCATAATAGACCCATGACAGCTCATTCAGCGAAAAGAGGACGTTTGAAGAATCACTATCCTCTTTTTCTATTAGGCTTACCAGGTACTCGGCCCTTTCAATGCCTTCTTCGGTTTTACCTAGCTGGGTTTTTGCCCTACCTGTTTTGTAAACAAACTCGTGGAGTGAATCATAACGAGCGGTTTCGATAAGATAACCAACCTGCCGCTCCAGTGCCTTTTCAAGCTGAGCGTAGCGCTCTGCGGCATAGAAGGAATCTACGAGTACTTGATTTTCAAGATACACTGAATCATTGAAATCTTGGCAGAATAGTAAGGAGTTTATACTCAGTAAGATTGCTATTGCCAAGCTGAATCTCATGATCCAATTGATTCTTGTATTGCAGTGATTTTAGCTTTGAAAGGTGAATCGATTAGTGGAATAATCTTCATGGCTTTCTCTGTATTTCCGCTTTTCAATTCAGACAGAAATAGCATGTACTGGGCTTTATTATTAAAGTTTGATCCGGCAGATTCGAAGGCTTTATTAAGATAGGGCTTAGCCTGGTCGAAAGCCGCCATATTGAAATAAGAAGCTCCGATATAGTAATTTAACGTATCGTTTTGAGGTTCTGATTCCAAAAGGATGTTCCATTTATCGAGGGCCTCTTGGTAGTCTTCCATTTTGTAATCAACCATTGCATCGTAGAAGTCATAGCTGTCTGTTGCGCTCATCGGAACAGGAAGACCCGGATCAGTATAATTGTATTCAGCGTATAACTCAGAAGTGGAATCCTCCTGATTAAAAAACCAGAATGAAAACCCTATGAGTACTGCTATAGACGCAGCGATAGAGAAGAATAGGAAGGGATTTTTCTTTCCTTGGGCACTATCGTATAGCTCTTTGTGAATAGAATCTAACTCGACTTTCAAACCTTCCGCTTCAACAGACTTTATAAGTGTTCTTTGTTCTAAAACGGCTTTTCGCAGCGCGTCATCCGCTTCCATTTCTTTTTGGAAACTTTGCCGCTCTTCGGCGGACATGTCGCCCAAGATGAATCGCTCAATTCGTTCAAAATCTTTTTCCGACAGTTCACGCATTGTTCTCAGAATTAAGGTCGCGTAATTTTTTCATGCAGCGGTACTTCTGTGTTTTCACAGTAGCAGCGTCAAAGCCCAGTTCGTTTCCTATTTCGTCCAAACTCATTTTGGCGTAATAGAACCGATTAAGGATATTCTGGCATTTTTCGCCGAGTTGGGCGTAGATAGTTCGCAATTGATTGAGTCTATTTTCGCTTTCGTCTACTTCAACTTCCTCTGCGGGATCGTAATCTTCAGCCAGTCGCATAGTAGACTTATAGGATTTGGACTTTACACGATCGAGCCATTTAAACTTGGCGATTCGATAGATGTAGCCTCCAAGGGAGGATTCGTCTTGGGGAGTGAATTTGCCCTCTTTGGCATTTAGCCAAGCCGCCGTTATGGCTTCTTGGAAGATGTCTTTGGCATCGTCACTGCTTCCCGAATTTTGTATGATATAAGCTTCCACCGATGGATAGTTTTTGGAGTAAATTTCTTTTAATGTGGCTCGGTCGTGTTCAAGAAAACGACTGGTCACTTTATCTGAAATCGGCGGAATTTTATTTTGGTTGCTCTGCACGTGGCATTTAAGTCGGTCAATCTTTCAATTTTAGAGAATTAATCCGTGCAATGCAATTTTATTTTCTGCCGTTTCAACTATATATCGAGAAAGCTTGGAAAGGTGAACATCCTTTCTCGTTTTAATTAGACACCTTTTTAATATTAGGCTCTCGTTAGGATTGCTAAATTCGTCAACTGAAGCACTTACTTTCCGATCTTTCTTAAAAAAGACATAATTGGCACCTCCTAATTGTTTGTATCCTCGGTGCAAGTAGTTTATTATTGCTTAATAATGCTCAAACGAAAGACATATCATCTGTTTGTAGCACTGCTCTTTCTGAGTAACTACTCCATTGGCTTAGATTCTGATTCTATAAGCTCAACGGATTCACCTAGAGACAGTCTAAGAAACCTAATCGCAATTGAAACAGATGCTAGAACCAAAAGCGTCTTGTATTTGAAGCTCGCCAATACCTATAAGGCCAACAATTCGGAAGATGGTATTGCTCCTGCAAGACGTGGGGTTGAGCTAGCGAGAAAGGCGGATTACCCAATTGGCATTGCAGAAAATTACGCCGTGTTGGGAGATTTATTCGTTTCCATGAACCAATTGGATAGTGCACGCGTAAGTTATCAAGAAGCAGGGTCTGTCTACAAAGACCTGGGGCGATGGTTTGATTGTGCTCAAGTGACAATGATAATAGGGAATATCCTTCTTGCACAGAATAAATATGTAGAAGCACAGAAAACATACTTAGAGGCTCTAGAAATCGCGGAAAAACAAAGCTTATCGCTAATAGAGGCCCATCTTAACAACAATCTAGGTGTTCTATACATGGACATTGAAGATTACGATGATGCTAAGAATTACTCCCAAAAGGCAATACAAGGATTCATTAAAGAGGGGGATTTGATCAATGCAAACTTAGCAAGGGCTAATGTTTATCAAATTCTGGTTACAGAAGGAGAATACGATAAGGCGATAGATGGCTTTTTGGATATTGTGAATTTCTTCTTGAAAGAGAAGAACTGGGAACACGTGGCATACGGCTACAACGAAGTTGCATCCATTCATTATGAGCGAAAGGACTATTTGGACGCTGAAGAATTTGCAGGCCTCGCTTTGACAACTGTAGAAAAGAATCTAGACTATTTTGAAGGGCCTTCCTCTTATTACCGAGCTGAGATTTATACCACGTTGGCAAAAATCTTTAACAGTCAAGGCAAGGAAAGCGACGCAATGAAATTTGCACGTGCGGGATATTCGATTTCGGTGCAAAACTCCTACTCAAAAAACGCCTATGAATGTGCCGAGATTCTTTTCAATATTCTTTCCCTTTCTGTCCGGAAGGATTCAGCGCTGTATTATGGAAAGGCTTACATAGAGTCATACAAGACTTTTGAAAGGGATAGAGACGTAAAGCAAATCACTCAGCTAAAGATGCAGAGGGAGTTTGACGAAGCTGAACGAAAACGCGAAGTAGCAATAGTCAAGAAACAAGCTGCTGCAGATCGTCGAGAGCTCATATATATAGGAGCGTTAATCATTACACTTCTATTGGTCACG encodes the following:
- a CDS encoding CHAT domain-containing protein, yielding MRFSLAIAILLSINSLLFCQDFNDSVYLENQVLVDSFYAAERYAQLEKALERQVGYLIETARYDSLHEFVYKTGRAKTQLGKTEEGIERAEYLVSLIEKEDSDSSNVLFSLNELSWVYYEAGLDSMCMATDLRFLDFCNRYSNADVMERSDAHYNLGFDYQVIGNTPKAIFHFKEAVNIIEEDTTVLLSKKVDCYNALGASYWKYGDMIKAKNALKRSSELALLMKDTTIAKMYASNAIGNLSLAYEDEGNLAKSMELLEEAIKLRKEAIPHLTETYDKHNQQRNLVSNYHNLAALYLSIGDLERALAMTEYVYSLQTGFFPDDDEKKYVGYEESRGSIKLAAGNYKEAEVHLLNSLEGTEREYGEVNYHTLNRHQRLGQLYQEWGKYEKALFHINRTIELAAQVSDEFGSQELAKAYRFRAAVRVGLGDYADAHLDLLRSATIFTENFGNESNPVGEIQLERAKVFLKQNESDSSEFYLDKALAIFESNRTLNRNKEAGNYSGIVRMLPEALLMKAQFIAGADAASLEKALDYLESALTYLSEERRNFDSDGAQLSFIDEHAAIYAEAAGITYELYELTGKDSFRDQLLRYAEERKTVLLKRQLNKFSSLRVAQVPDSIIAKERFLLKQLSDPEVKENYGEIEEQYDALLDHIRKAYPNYYELRYDSKTATLNEIQNKLLRKDQTLIEYVETSIGLMAFVITPTNIELVTFELDNVEEKIRAFNQSVINRNQEESRALAEKLYTHLIAPLESHFKGTEIFIIPDGALYSLNFEVLTDNNTGRFLIEDYTISYLLSATTSLLYQNLSGDSNGKGVLAMAPGFENGENEGGSGQKFIRQPFAMKTAAFIGELFSGQSVIAAQATEDRFKQEADDYRIIHLGTHTEINTNSPMLSRLILTRSEKEDGYLHAYEIYNLPLRAELAVLTACETGVGKESSSEGVLSMAHGFAYAGCPSLVMSLWEIDEKTSAQIIETFYQNLSDGMAKNEALRKAKLSYLSASEGELKNPYYWSGLVLFGNVEPIESSHDFLWIVLSLLGIAVLLILARKIRRKAS
- a CDS encoding tetratricopeptide repeat protein, encoding MLKRKTYHLFVALLFLSNYSIGLDSDSISSTDSPRDSLRNLIAIETDARTKSVLYLKLANTYKANNSEDGIAPARRGVELARKADYPIGIAENYAVLGDLFVSMNQLDSARVSYQEAGSVYKDLGRWFDCAQVTMIIGNILLAQNKYVEAQKTYLEALEIAEKQSLSLIEAHLNNNLGVLYMDIEDYDDAKNYSQKAIQGFIKEGDLINANLARANVYQILVTEGEYDKAIDGFLDIVNFFLKEKNWEHVAYGYNEVASIHYERKDYLDAEEFAGLALTTVEKNLDYFEGPSSYYRAEIYTTLAKIFNSQGKESDAMKFARAGYSISVQNSYSKNAYECAEILFNILSLSVRKDSALYYGKAYIESYKTFERDRDVKQITQLKMQREFDEAERKREVAIVKKQAAADRRELIYIGALIITLLLVTVLVFRYKNQKIKTDRANLLRDKLELEKESLGQKLRYKNKELATNMMYLLEKNEFIGSITNKLIDMRSRAKKENQDFVQEIIIELKRNSSQKIWEEFEMRFKEVHADFYQSLMDKYPDLTPNEVRLSAFLRLNMSTKEISAITHQSVKSINMARFRLRKKIGIDRDENLISFLTQL
- a CDS encoding sigma-70 family RNA polymerase sigma factor, encoding MQSNQNKIPPISDKVTSRFLEHDRATLKEIYSKNYPSVEAYIIQNSGSSDDAKDIFQEAITAAWLNAKEGKFTPQDESSLGGYIYRIAKFKWLDRVKSKSYKSTMRLAEDYDPAEEVEVDESENRLNQLRTIYAQLGEKCQNILNRFYYAKMSLDEIGNELGFDAATVKTQKYRCMKKLRDLNSENNA